The following coding sequences lie in one Candidatus Spechtbacterales bacterium genomic window:
- a CDS encoding nucleotide pyrophosphohydrolase — MSDIENLKNQIKKFVEDRDWNQFHNPKDLAISLVLESTEFLELFQWKSEKEIGKLLEEKREDIEDELADVLYWVLLISNNLDIDLNKALEAKIEKNAEKYPVEKAKGTAKKYTEL, encoded by the coding sequence ATGAGCGATATAGAAAATCTAAAAAATCAAATAAAAAAATTCGTGGAAGATAGGGATTGGAATCAATTTCATAATCCAAAAGATTTGGCGATATCTTTGGTTTTAGAGTCCACAGAGTTCTTGGAACTTTTCCAATGGAAGAGCGAGAAGGAAATAGGCAAACTATTAGAAGAGAAAAGGGAAGACATAGAAGATGAGCTTGCTGATGTTCTATATTGGGTGCTTTTGATAAGCAATAACTTAGACATTGATCTTAATAAAGCGCTGGAGGCAAAAATAGAAAAGAATGCTGAAAAATATCCTGTGGAAAAAGCAAAGGGTACAGCGAAAAAATATACAGAACTTTAA
- a CDS encoding winged helix-turn-helix domain-containing protein — MKTPKQLERYFKGAANHYRIEILLTVDKAKGITVEKLAEELNANFKTISEHTRRLVQAGLLNKKYKGRQVEHSLSPYGERFVKFIKTFK, encoded by the coding sequence ATGAAAACACCAAAACAACTTGAGCGATATTTTAAAGGTGCGGCAAATCACTATCGTATAGAGATCTTACTTACAGTAGATAAAGCAAAAGGCATCACGGTAGAGAAGCTTGCCGAAGAACTTAATGCTAATTTTAAAACCATCTCCGAACACACAAGGCGTCTGGTACAAGCCGGATTATTGAATAAAAAATATAAAGGCAGGCAAGTAGAGCACTCCCTCTCACCTTACGGAGAAAGGTTTGTAAAGTTTATAAAAACTTTTAAATAA
- a CDS encoding DNA/RNA helicase domain-containing protein: MAQIETFEFSPHGFENVRKYHYGRDWPVVYLLEALNEAYVGQTTNFYNRGKQHYENGERRRLKRAHVITDEMYNKSATLDIEAFLIEHLAAEGSFSLQNKNDGLRNHNYYQRSEYRAKCEIIWKELITKGLVQKEVYEIENSDLFKYSPYKALTEEQYLFVRKLVKDIENEIAMTYVVEGAPGTGKTILAAYLMKYLKDHENTKHLKIALIAPMAGLRGTIQQVFRATSGLKANMVIGPHSVAKESYDLVIVDEAHRLKKRRNLGGPGAYTAFDRTNKELGLPKEATQLDWILATTKQQVLFYDKEQSVLPADIDDVDLRKIGAHFYKLTKQMRIQAGEEYVHFIDAILNQRNIVQPVFKDYELRMFNDVAEMHQAIKDKDKEFGLCRMVAGFAWPWVTKPTNGTPKQDFDIEIDGHKFRWNSKTKDWVNSPNAINEVGCIHTVQGYGMNYVGVIIGPELTYDEEGKKIVVDKSKYCDRNGHAGVTDPLELEQYIINIYRTLLTRGVKGTYIFVVDEKLRQVFSKFISNYKQPILYHFNNNQLSPSLTTVEMVQIPLVGSAPCGNPILGKENIEEYISVPKARLKPGAKYFIVQAEGDSMNLAGIQDGDLLLCRYGEKGETGDKVVALLEGENVTIKEYGPRKDGVRLLIPKSSNGAHKPITPSEGDSVQGIVQEVIKHTDL; this comes from the coding sequence ATGGCTCAAATAGAAACTTTTGAATTTAGCCCGCATGGTTTTGAGAATGTACGCAAATATCACTATGGGCGTGATTGGCCGGTAGTCTATTTACTCGAGGCTCTGAACGAAGCATACGTTGGGCAGACCACAAATTTTTATAATCGAGGGAAACAACATTATGAAAACGGCGAGAGAAGAAGGTTGAAGAGAGCCCATGTCATTACAGATGAGATGTACAACAAATCAGCGACCTTAGATATTGAAGCATTTCTTATTGAGCATTTAGCAGCAGAGGGGTCATTTTCATTACAGAACAAGAATGACGGGCTACGCAATCACAACTATTATCAACGATCAGAGTATAGAGCTAAATGTGAAATTATTTGGAAGGAACTAATTACGAAAGGTCTTGTCCAAAAGGAAGTATATGAGATAGAAAACAGCGATCTTTTTAAGTATTCTCCCTATAAAGCGTTAACTGAAGAACAATATCTTTTTGTTAGGAAACTGGTCAAAGATATTGAAAACGAAATAGCAATGACATATGTTGTTGAAGGCGCGCCCGGAACTGGTAAAACAATTCTTGCGGCATATCTGATGAAGTATTTGAAGGATCACGAGAACACAAAGCACCTTAAAATTGCTCTTATTGCACCCATGGCAGGCTTGCGCGGAACCATACAGCAAGTTTTTCGTGCCACGTCCGGGCTTAAGGCGAACATGGTTATTGGTCCACACTCCGTGGCAAAGGAATCGTATGATCTTGTTATCGTCGACGAAGCACATCGATTAAAAAAAAGAAGAAACCTCGGTGGACCTGGTGCTTATACGGCGTTTGATCGTACCAATAAAGAATTAGGTCTTCCAAAAGAAGCCACGCAACTTGATTGGATCCTCGCAACCACGAAACAGCAAGTATTGTTTTATGACAAAGAGCAAAGTGTTTTACCGGCAGACATCGATGATGTGGATCTACGCAAAATAGGTGCGCATTTTTATAAACTTACGAAGCAAATGCGAATTCAGGCAGGGGAAGAATATGTGCATTTTATTGATGCCATTTTAAATCAAAGAAATATCGTTCAGCCAGTATTTAAAGATTATGAATTACGCATGTTCAATGACGTTGCTGAAATGCATCAAGCTATTAAGGATAAGGATAAAGAGTTTGGACTTTGTCGCATGGTTGCAGGGTTCGCATGGCCATGGGTAACAAAACCAACAAATGGCACCCCAAAACAGGACTTTGATATCGAAATTGATGGTCACAAATTTCGTTGGAATAGCAAAACGAAAGATTGGGTAAACTCACCAAATGCAATTAATGAGGTGGGCTGTATTCATACAGTACAGGGCTATGGTATGAATTATGTAGGCGTGATTATTGGTCCAGAACTTACTTATGACGAAGAAGGCAAGAAAATTGTAGTAGATAAAAGCAAATATTGTGATCGCAATGGTCATGCGGGTGTTACAGATCCGCTAGAGCTAGAGCAGTACATTATTAATATTTATAGAACACTTCTCACACGCGGTGTAAAAGGAACTTATATATTTGTTGTTGATGAAAAATTACGCCAAGTATTTAGCAAATTTATTTCTAATTATAAACAACCCATACTTTACCATTTTAATAATAATCAACTGAGTCCTTCACTTACAACAGTAGAAATGGTGCAGATTCCGCTTGTTGGATCAGCGCCATGCGGCAATCCAATTCTCGGCAAAGAAAATATTGAGGAGTATATTTCGGTGCCAAAAGCGAGGCTAAAACCGGGAGCTAAGTACTTTATTGTTCAAGCTGAAGGCGATTCTATGAATCTTGCTGGTATACAAGACGGCGACTTACTTCTCTGTCGTTATGGTGAAAAAGGCGAAACCGGAGACAAAGTGGTGGCACTTCTCGAAGGTGAAAATGTAACAATTAAAGAATATGGTCCGCGAAAAGATGGTGTTCGTCTACTTATTCCAAAAAGTAGCAATGGGGCTCATAAGCCAATCACGCCAAGCGAGGGAGATAGTGTGCAAGGAATAGTGCAAGAGGTAATAAAACACACTGATTTATAA